A segment of the Kluyveromyces marxianus DMKU3-1042 DNA, complete genome, chromosome 5 genome:
GACTTATCGTTACTGGCAATTCCGAGATAAAAACTACGCTAGTTTCTGCAGTTCGGTTCAGATTTACAGAAATGTCCGATGAAATGAATCAGCCAGACTCTTCTCTATGGATCCATCGGTCTTTTGGCTAAGTTGCTACTGAACTACATTTTGGGATGCTTTTGTATTAGGTTGTTACGAAGTATTTAAATGAGATGTCATTAAGGAAATACTATCATTGTTTAATAAACAATAGACCCATCGCCAAAAGAGTAGGTCTCGTCAGTTCTTACTACACCAAACTTGATCAAAACCATATATGACGACTCTCAAAAGACCTTTCGAACAGTACAACATTGTCCAAGAGACAATTCCCGGAGTGCATGAGGAGATTAAACGATTTAAGAGTAGCAGAGACGAAGAGTATCATAACACCATCGAACATATACCAGCAACACAAAAAGGGTTGGTAGTAACTTCATTCTCCGAAGATTTAAAGCTTGAGACTAATTTGCCTGTACCACAAAAGTTGCAGCCCTACGAAATCCTAATAAAAAACAAGTTCATCGGTTTAAATCATGTTGATTGGAAGAGCAAGAAATACAGGTTCAGCATTTATTCATTCCCTTGGGTAAACGGTAGAGAATCCTCCGGTATTGTAGTGAAGCGAGGTGAGAAGGTTGACCTTAAAAAGTTTCCTCTTGGATGTGAAGTGTTTATTGCAAGCACAACATACAGAGACCTCAGAACATCAACATTTCAAGAGTATACTGTTTTTGATTCACGCCTGGTATGGAGGGTTCCGGAGAAGGTCGGCTTAGATTTCGCTTCTGGAATTGGCGTCAGTTTAGTAACAGCGGGCGCAGCTCTACCGTTAAAAAACTATTCCCAAGTAGACtctgaaaagaaacaaagtaTTATAATCTGGGGAGGTTCAACTGCTGTGGGCATATTTGTAGTTCAACTTGCAAAAAGCCTTGGTTTCAAAACCATCATTGCGATCACATCAAAAAAACATGAAAAGTACCTACATTCACTTGGGGCAACCCATGTGATACACAGAGAGCTCACAGAAGACATGATAATAAAGACGGTGAAGAAAATTAGTCCAAATGGTGTGGCTCATGGTGTTGATTTAATTTCTAAGAAGACAGCAACGGTTCTATCTTCGGTTTTGCTGCCTGAAAGCACTCTTATTTGTGCTGCTGGTTGCCCTAACCAGGAAGATCTTAAAGACAAGAAAATAATTGCAGAACCTATTAACCTGAAGAGATTTCACGAGGACTTGGATTATGGGCAGGAGTTTGTCAGGTACACTTCAGAGCTTTTCGAAAAGAATCGTCTCAAACCCTTATCTAATCTAAAACTGTTCAAGGGCTTTGATAATTTCTGTCAAGGAATCAGGAATGGACTCAGGGAACTCGAGGAAAGAGGGGCAAGTGCAGAAAAATATGTTGTTATCATTTAACATAAAGACAGCTCTTCAATCGAATATTGCCGATTGTTTCGTTTTGTCAATGGCTTCACTGTCAGACGCTGGTTCATCTGGCgtaaataataataataccttCAAAACATATTGTCACCTATATGCAGTTAGCAAGCTTACTCGAAGTTTTAGATGTGAACTCCGTCAGCTAAACATTCCAATCActctctatatataaaacTTTATTGACTACTTAacaaatattcttcttatGACGTCTGTACCTATACGGTTCTTGTAGTTGAAGGAACTGTGCTAACCGAGTCTTTTAAACAAAGTTTGGAAAACAACGATTTTCACTCCAATCTCTTGAATCATCAGCGCCATCCCTAATGAAGCCAAATGcttaaagaaaaacaaaacactATATACTATAATACAATCGGTCATTAGCTAAAGGTGTATTCGGAACTAACTATTTTTATAGTAATTTAAAACGTCCATATCTCTTCCAGAATCATTAGGACTTTGCGTCTGCGACATGTGCCTCTTTTGCACGTGCCAGGTTCGCTTAATAATCTTCTACATACTACACATATTTATGAGCAAAACTTAAATataaacaacaaccacTAAAGTGAATTAGAGAAAGTTTATTCCAATGACCACACGTAAGCAATTAATAGCGTGTGGCTTTGGGTGTTCCTTTCTTTGTACTTGTATCGTAtactttttctttttcttacTGCGGTTTATTGAAGTACAATTGATTTTATCATAATTGTCCGGCCATCGActgtacatat
Coding sequences within it:
- a CDS encoding zinc-binding alcohol dehydrogenase family protein, whose amino-acid sequence is MTTLKRPFEQYNIVQETIPGVHEEIKRFKSSRDEEYHNTIEHIPATQKGLVVTSFSEDLKLETNLPVPQKLQPYEILIKNKFIGLNHVDWKSKKYRFSIYSFPWVNGRESSGIVVKRGEKVDLKKFPLGCEVFIASTTYRDLRTSTFQEYTVFDSRLVWRVPEKVGLDFASGIGVSLVTAGAALPLKNYSQVDSEKKQSIIIWGGSTAVGIFVVQLAKSLGFKTIIAITSKKHEKYLHSLGATHVIHRELTEDMIIKTVKKISPNGVAHGVDLISKKTATVLSSVLLPESTLICAAGCPNQEDLKDKKIIAEPINLKRFHEDLDYGQEFVRYTSELFEKNRLKPLSNLKLFKGFDNFCQGIRNGLRELEERGASAEKYVVII